The following are from one region of the Myxocyprinus asiaticus isolate MX2 ecotype Aquarium Trade chromosome 2, UBuf_Myxa_2, whole genome shotgun sequence genome:
- the LOC127453287 gene encoding prefoldin subunit 2-like: protein MIPFGTQDTFLLGERSNFSQASSRSAAHVTLWGPDVRGAVGVQFIMAANSSNSTSGKGGGKQSAPSAEQVVATFQRMRQEQRSMASKAAEFEMEINEHSLVIDTLKEVDPSRKCFRLVGGVLVERTVKEVLPALENNKEQISKIVESLNTQMQAKGRELTEYRERYNIRLVGEDDKQGKADASQAKESEGGGSKGGAGVLVS from the exons ATGATCCCGTTTGGAACGCAGGATACATTTCTGCTCGGAGAGAGAAGCAACTTCAGTCAGGCAAGTTCGCGGTCAGCCGCACATGTGACGCTTTGGGGTCCTGACGTTAGAGGTGCGGTCGGCGTGCAGTTCATCATGGCAGCGAACAGTAGCAACAGCACGAGCGGTAAAGGCGGTGGAAAGCAGTCCGCTCCTTCCGCCGAGCAG GTGGTGGCTACTTTTCAGAGGATGCGACAAGAGCAGCGCAGTATGGCTTCCAAAGCGGCAGAGTTTGAGATGGAGATCAATgaacacag CCTCGTCATTGACACACTAAAGGAAGTAGATCCCTCACGAAAGTGCTTTCGTTTAGTTGGGGGTGTACTGGTGGAGAGGACCGTCAAAGAAGTTTTGCCTGCTTTAGAAAACAATAAAGAACAG ATTTCAAAGATTGTGGAGTCACTTAACACACAGATGCAGGCAAAGGGGCGCGAACTGACGGAATACCGTGAACGTTACAACATCCGATTAGTCGGAGAGGACGACAAACAGGGCAAAGCGGATGCCAGTCAAGCCAAAGAGAGTGAAGGAGGAGGATCTAAAGGTGGCGCTGGAGTGCTCGTCTCGTAG
- the LOC127453025 gene encoding beta-1,4-glucuronyltransferase 1-like isoform X2: MHFHLKVTTIVMHFSKKCSVFKVVLSALFLVALLQLLYLSFISKLHGKQQRYKYSELFGSKKTSHQAEKNPRREHLRYSLSTGGIFDGSGQYRVYKNLIKSDFSTSQKPGTDPRSHHLTLATHTTINNLHHLNSLLERWENPLSIAIFAHGQDVKFATAFVYALSLFCPQIQALVDFHLVCHSGEMASFPEQDREHFAGLEEKGCSGVFAKLESHRDKYKNYAIGSNVSYPNNLLRNVARSGTDAAYILVIDIDMIPSANLHHQFVTMLMRHEPAANEVLVLPAFEIRHTRKMPTSKSELVQLYQVGEVRPFYDELCRRCQAPTNYSQWINMPSKNSGPLELAYTINWADPWEPFYIGARSVPLYDENFRQYGFNRISQNNLGKEFRHCRHKDAKNSHSVKISAINLQNNQTILSAKICSSKGL, from the exons ATGCACTTTCACTTAAAAGTAACAACTATAGTAatgcatttctccaaaaaatgcTCCGTGTTTAAAGTGGTGCTCAGTGCCCTTTTCCTTGTTGCGCTGTTGCAGCTTTTATATCTGTCTTTCATCTCAAAATTGCACGGCAAACAGCAGCGCTACAAGTATTCTGAGTTGTTTGGCTCCAAAAAGACTTCACATCAAGCAGAGAAGAACCCCAGGCGAGAACATCTCAGATACTCTTTATCCACAGGTGGCATCTTCGATGGTAGCGGCCAGTATCGAGTGTATAAGAATCTAATCAAAAGTGACTTTTCAACAAGTCAGAAGCCAGGCACAGATCCCAGATCACACCACCTGACTTTGGCCACGCACACGACTATCAATAACCTTCATCACTTGAACTCTTTGCTGGAGCGCTGGGAGAATCCTCTGTCCATAGCCATATTCGCCCATGGTCAAGATGTCAAGTTTGCCACCGCCTTCGTCTACGCACTCAGCCTCTTCTGTCCTCAGATTCAAGCTCTGGTGGACTTCCATCTGGTCTGCCACTCGGGTGAGATGGCCAGCTTTCCAGAGCAGGACAGAGAGCATTTTGCTGGGCTTGAGGAGAAAGGGTGTTCCGGTGTCTTCGCAAAGCTTGAGTCCCACCGGGACAAGTATAAAAACTATGCCATTGGCAGCAATGTCTCGTACCCCAATAACCTCCTCCGTAACGTGGCCCGTAGTGGTACAGATGCTGCCTACATCCTGGTCATTGACATTGATATGATCCCCAGTGCTAATTTACACCACCAGTTCGTGACCATGCTGATGAGACACGAACCAGCTGCGAATGAAGTCCTCGTGCTTCCTGCTTTTGAAATCAGACACACTCGCAAAATGCCCACCTCAAAGTCAGAGCTAGTGCAGCTCTATCAGGTTGGGGAGGTGCGGCCGTTCTATGATGAACTTTGCCGTCGTTGTCAGGCTCCCACTAACTACTCTCAGTGGATCAATATGCCCAGCAAAAACTCTGGGCCACTGGAGCTGGCGTACACTATAAATTGGGCAGATCCATGGGAGCCCTTCTACATTGGTGCTCGATCGGTTCCTCTATATGATGAAAACTTCAGGCAATATGGCTTCAACCGCATCAGTCAG aataatctggggaaagAATTCAGACACTGTCGACATAAAGATGCAAAAAACTCACACAGTGTGAAAATAtcagcaattaatctgcaaaataaccAAACTATCCTTTCTGCAAAGATCTGCTCTTCAAAAG GCCTGTGA
- the LOC127453025 gene encoding beta-1,4-glucuronyltransferase 1-like isoform X1 — MHFHLKVTTIVMHFSKKCSVFKVVLSALFLVALLQLLYLSFISKLHGKQQRYKYSELFGSKKTSHQAEKNPRREHLRYSLSTGGIFDGSGQYRVYKNLIKSDFSTSQKPGTDPRSHHLTLATHTTINNLHHLNSLLERWENPLSIAIFAHGQDVKFATAFVYALSLFCPQIQALVDFHLVCHSGEMASFPEQDREHFAGLEEKGCSGVFAKLESHRDKYKNYAIGSNVSYPNNLLRNVARSGTDAAYILVIDIDMIPSANLHHQFVTMLMRHEPAANEVLVLPAFEIRHTRKMPTSKSELVQLYQVGEVRPFYDELCRRCQAPTNYSQWINMPSKNSGPLELAYTINWADPWEPFYIGARSVPLYDENFRQYGFNRISQACELHIAGYRFCVVSNAFVVHKGFKVQGDFHSRKDEENRKNRLLFRSFKENLKAKYPNSPHRC; from the exons ATGCACTTTCACTTAAAAGTAACAACTATAGTAatgcatttctccaaaaaatgcTCCGTGTTTAAAGTGGTGCTCAGTGCCCTTTTCCTTGTTGCGCTGTTGCAGCTTTTATATCTGTCTTTCATCTCAAAATTGCACGGCAAACAGCAGCGCTACAAGTATTCTGAGTTGTTTGGCTCCAAAAAGACTTCACATCAAGCAGAGAAGAACCCCAGGCGAGAACATCTCAGATACTCTTTATCCACAGGTGGCATCTTCGATGGTAGCGGCCAGTATCGAGTGTATAAGAATCTAATCAAAAGTGACTTTTCAACAAGTCAGAAGCCAGGCACAGATCCCAGATCACACCACCTGACTTTGGCCACGCACACGACTATCAATAACCTTCATCACTTGAACTCTTTGCTGGAGCGCTGGGAGAATCCTCTGTCCATAGCCATATTCGCCCATGGTCAAGATGTCAAGTTTGCCACCGCCTTCGTCTACGCACTCAGCCTCTTCTGTCCTCAGATTCAAGCTCTGGTGGACTTCCATCTGGTCTGCCACTCGGGTGAGATGGCCAGCTTTCCAGAGCAGGACAGAGAGCATTTTGCTGGGCTTGAGGAGAAAGGGTGTTCCGGTGTCTTCGCAAAGCTTGAGTCCCACCGGGACAAGTATAAAAACTATGCCATTGGCAGCAATGTCTCGTACCCCAATAACCTCCTCCGTAACGTGGCCCGTAGTGGTACAGATGCTGCCTACATCCTGGTCATTGACATTGATATGATCCCCAGTGCTAATTTACACCACCAGTTCGTGACCATGCTGATGAGACACGAACCAGCTGCGAATGAAGTCCTCGTGCTTCCTGCTTTTGAAATCAGACACACTCGCAAAATGCCCACCTCAAAGTCAGAGCTAGTGCAGCTCTATCAGGTTGGGGAGGTGCGGCCGTTCTATGATGAACTTTGCCGTCGTTGTCAGGCTCCCACTAACTACTCTCAGTGGATCAATATGCCCAGCAAAAACTCTGGGCCACTGGAGCTGGCGTACACTATAAATTGGGCAGATCCATGGGAGCCCTTCTACATTGGTGCTCGATCGGTTCCTCTATATGATGAAAACTTCAGGCAATATGGCTTCAACCGCATCAGTCAG GCCTGTGAGCTTCACATAGCAGGTTACAGGTTCTGCGTGGTGAGCAATGCCTTTGTGGTGCACAAAGGGTTTAAGGTCCAGGGAGATTTCCACAGCAGAAAGGACGAAGAGAACCGTAAAAACCGCCTCCTTTTCCGGAGCTTCAAGGAGAACTTGAAGGCCAAGTATCCCAACTCTCCTCACCGCTGCTAA